The sequence GCGCCCGAGCACGCGCGTGCGCTCGTGTCGCTGATCCGCGGCTTCCCTTCGCACGTGAACCTGATTCCGTACAATCCGATCCCGGGCCCGGACTGGAAGACATCGAAGCCCGCCGCGATGCAGCGCTTCCTGCAGATCCTGGAAGACAGTGGCGTGGCGGCGACGATCCGCACGCCGCGCGGCAAGGACATCGCCGCCGCATGCGGGCAGCTTCGCGCGGAGCACGCGGTCAGTCCGCCGAAGCCGTACGTGGAGCTGACCAAGCGGCGCGCGCTGGAGGAAGTGTAACCGACGAGGTTCACACGGAGGACACCGCGGCACAGAGTACACCGCAGCACGTGCAATCGAAGAGACCAAGGACGAAGAAGAGAAGCGGAGCCGTAAAGATGGAAGTCGAGGAGCTGCCCGCTCGAACGGCTCGCACCTGCCCGGGCGCGGGCGCGGGCCCGCCGACCGTGCCCGGTAGTTCCCGCCTCCCGGTCAGTCCTGCGAATCCTGCTCGCCCCAGTCCTTTCCCAGTATCACCGTCGCTTCCAGGTACAGCGTCGTATCGACCGCCGTATGCACGCGTGTAATGCCGAGTGCCCGGGCAACGGTCCGGGCGGTCTCGACATGCCCTGCACGATCCAGCACGTAGCTGGTGTCGGTCTGAGTGCGCGCGTTCCCGAAGAACACGACGTCGAATCCGCTGTCGCGCAATCTGCCTGTGATTTCGCGGGCGAGCCCTGAGCGTCCGGCGCCATTCAGCACCTCGACGCGGGGCGGGCGGCCGCGGTTCAGGAAGTCCTCGGCTGCGATGGAATCGGGCGAGGCCGTACCGGAGCCGGGCGCGCGCAGCCGCACGCCGAGCACGAACGACACGGCGAACGCGAGCACCGCGATCCCGGTGATGACGAGCAGGATGCGTTCAGTGCGCGCTTGCACGCTGTTCGGCGGCGAGGGTGTTCCAGAAGCCGATGGTGCGGGGATGAATCGGGCTGCCGGCTTCCATCAGGTGACCGATGCGTGAACGCAGGATGCTGAACACGACCTCGTCGAGCGCGTGCGGCATGCGGGCGCGCAGCACCGCACGCATCACGGGATTGAAGGTGCGGCCCGGCTCGAGGAAGTCTGCGGCGTAGAGGGCGCGACCGAGTGTGTCGAACGACGCATCGCCCAGGGTGTGGAATGCGATCGCAGTGAGAAGTGGCTCGTCGTCGACGCCCTCGGCGCGCAGGAGCGCTGCGGCAGCCGGCCCGTGGAGCAGCTTGCCCGGCAGGCCGTCGAACTCGGCGCCGGCGTGAGGGCGCAGCTCGGAGGGGGGCGCATCGCGTACGACGTCGTGCAGCCAGGCCGCGGCGCGCCAGCGGCGCCGTTCGAGCTCACCCAGCTCGAGCGCGGCGGCCCACCGGTCCATCAGCCCTGCGACGCGCGCGATATGGGCGCGGCGGGCATCGCCCGCTCGCGCCCAGTGAGGCAGCCGGCCCTCGGCTGCCGAATCAAGCAACGTTTCGCTTCTGAGCGATCCGGTTGTCGGCATCGACGAACACGAACCTGGGCTCGAAGTCGGCGAGCTCCGCCTCGTCGTAATCCCCGTAGCTGAAGACGATGATCGTGTCGCCCGGCTGGACGAGGCGTGCGGCCGCACCGTTGACGATCATGTCACCCGAGTTCGGGCGTCCTTCGATGACGTAGGTGACGAAGCGCTCGCCGTTGTTCACGTCCACGACGTGCACCTGCTCGTATACCCTGATGTCCGCCGCCTCGAGCAGCACGGGGTCGATCGTGATCGAGCCCTCGTACGAGAGGTGTGCGTCCGTCACCGTCGCACGGTGAATCTTTGATTTGCACATGGTGCGTCGCATGGGCGCCCCTGTATTCCTGTTCGATCGCGGGACCGCCGGTGCCGTCGATCCGGTCAGTCCAGTATCAGGTTGTCGATCAATCGCGTGCCGCCCACGTACGCGGCGACGGCAATCACACTGCCGGGCTCTGCCCGGCTCACGCCCTCGAGTGTCTCCGGGTGCACGACCTCGAGGTACTGCACGTCCACGCCGCCCTCGGCATCGATCACAGAGCGTGCGGTGAGCTCCAGCGACGGGCCGTCGCGCTCGCCGGCGCGCCAGGCGTCCTGCGCTGCGCGCAGTCCGCGGTACAGCGCTGTTGCGCGCGTACGCTCGGAGCCGGCGAGGTATGCGTTGCGCGAGCTCATCGCCAGCCCATCCGGTTCGCGCACGATCGGCGCCACCTCGATCCGCAGAGGGAAGTCGAGGTCGCGGACCATCCGGCGGATCAGCACCGCCTGCTGAAAGTCCTTCTGGCCGAACACGGCCACGTCCGGCAGGACGATGTTGAACAGCTTGGCGACGACCGTGAGGACGCCTTCGAAGTGACCTGGCCGAAACGCCCCACAGAGCCGGTCCCGCAGCCCCGGTGCGGAGATGATTACACCGGAAACCCCGTCAGGATACACCTCCTCGACCGGCGGTGCGAAGACCGCGTCCACGCCCCGCGCCCGGGCGAGTCGACTGTCGCCCTCCGCGTTGCGGGGGTAGCGGGCGAAGTCCTCGCCCGGTCCGAACTGAAGCGGGTTCACGAAGACGGACATGAGGACCCGGTCGGCATGCCGACGGGCAAGATCGACGAGCTGGAGATGCCCCTCGTGCAGTGCACCCATCGTGGGCACGAGCGCGATCCGGGCGCCCGCGCGTCGTTCGGCCGCGACGAACGCGCGCGTCGCGCCGATGGTCGTGAGCCGCTTCACTCGAAGGTGTGCTCCGGGCGCGGATAGTCGCCGACGCGCACCGCCTCGACGTAGTCGTCGACGCCCTGCCGCGCGGCGGCGGCGAGCTCGGCGAACCGGTGCAGGAACTTCGGTTTGAACTGTTCGTTCAGCCCGAGCATGTCGGGAAGCACGAGGACCTGGCCATCGCACTCCGCCCCCGCGCCGATGCCGATCGTGGGGATGTCGATCGAACGGCTGATCTCGCCCGCGAGTCGGCCGGGGACGAGCTCGAGCACGACCGAGAAGGCGCCGGCGTCCTGCAGCCGGACGGCCTCCTGGCGGAGCCGCTCGGCGTGGACATCTTCCCGCCCCTGGACGCGGAAGCCGCCGAGGGCGTGCACGGACTGAGGTGTCAGGCCGATGTGCCCCATGACGGGAATGCCTGCACGCACGAGCTTCGCGACGTGCTCCGCGGCCTGCTCGTCGCCACCCTCCAGTTTCACGGCCTCCGCACCCGTCTCCTTCATGATGCGGCCCGCGTTGCGCAGTGTTTCCTCGGGCGAGACCTGGAAGGTCATGAACGGCATGTCGACCACGAGCAGGCCGCGCTGCACCCCGCGGCGGACTGCGCGGGCGTGGTGGATCATGTCGTCGAGAGTGACGGGCAGAGTGGAGTCGAGGCCGAGCACGACCTGCGCGAGCGAATCGCCGACGAGGATGACGTCGGTGCCTGCCTCATCGACGATGCGGGCGAACAGAACGTCGTACGCGGTGAGCACGACAATGCGCTCACCGCGCGTCTTCATCTCGAGGAGGTCACGGATCGTGACCCGCCTCCGCTCGCCAGTCCTGTCGGTGCTCATTGGCTCCAGCGCCCGCAGCGGTGGGGGCGACGTCAACGCCCCCGGATCGGTCATCAGACCGAAAATTTGACTGAGCGCGCAAGCTAATCTCACACTTTCGGGGTGTCAAAACCAATCCGCTACGATTCTCTGCTCGTCCGCGACCTGGCCGGCGAGCTGAACCAGGCCTTCGCGGGACGGCCCCTGTTCGCAGTGCGATTCGATCGCAGCGCACGGGTCCTGGAGCTGGAAGCTGCCGATGCGAACTGGCGCTGGGCGCTCCATCCACTGCATGGCGCGCTGCTGCGCGGCCCGCGATCGCGCCTCGAGGGCAACGTGCTGCTGCCCCGGCGAGCGCGCGTCGCCGGCGTCGCCTCGCTGCCGGACGAGCGCGTCCTGGAGATTCGCGTAGCCGGGGAGGACGAGGGCGTCCATGGGGGCACCACGCAGCGCATCGTCGTCGAGCTGCTGACGAACCAGTGGAATGCACTCGCGCTGGCGACGGGCAACCGCATCACGCACGTGCTGCATCCACGCACGACCGGCTCGCGAAGGCTGGAAACGGGCGAGGTCTACGCCGCGCCGGAGGGCACAGGCCGGCTCGGCGTGGAGCGGCCGGTCACTCCCGAGGCGTGGCTCGAGATCATGGGTGCCACTGAAGCAGGCCAGCGGGTCCGCGCGTTTACATCGCGGATCGCGTGGGCGAGTCCCATCAATGCGTCGTATGTCATCGGCACGGCCGAAGCGCGCGACGACGCGCTCGCGGATGCGTACCGGCGGTACGTCTCCCTGGTGGATGGGCCGCGTTCGCCGTGCGTGCTGCCGGCGCCGCAGGAAGGACAGCCGTACGGGCTTGTTCTCGCTCCGGATGCACGCGTCTTCCCCTCCCTGCTCGACGCGTTCACCGCCTCGCTCGAAGCACCGGCTCCAGGGGCAGGAGACGAGCAACGCGAGGCGGCGCTGGCGAACGCCGTGGTGCAGGCGGAGCGTGCGGCGGCAAAGGCGAAGCGGCTGCGCGCGGAGCTGGACGCGGCACCGGCGGAGGCCGCCTCGCTGCGTCGCATCGGGGACCTGCTGCTCGCGCAGGTGCATCGCGTGTCGAAAGGCACGACCAGCGCAACGCTCGACGACTTCCAGGGCGGAACGGTCAGCGCTGTGCTGGACCCGACGTTGCCGCCTGCCGAGAACGCCACGCAGTACTACGCGCAGGCACGCAAGCGCGAGCGTGCTGCCGCACGACTGCCGGACCTGTTGGAGCGCGCACTGAGCGAGGTGGCGCGCTGGCAGGGGCTTCGCACGCGGATCGAGACCGGCCAGGCGAGCGCGGAGGAGATCGCGGCCGCGCAGCCTGCCCCGCTGCAGGGCAGCCGCAAGGCGAAGCAGGAGGTCGCGCTTCCCTACCGCGTGTACCATACGAGCAGCGGCCTGGAAGTACGGGTCGGGCGCAACCCCAGGGCCAATGACGCGCTCACGCTGCGTCACTCCAGCGGCAACGACATCTGGCTGCACGCGCGCGAAGTGGGTGGCGCGCACGTGATCCTGCGCTGGAACGACCGCGAGGCCAACCCGCCTCACCGTGACGTGGAGGAAGCAGCGATCCTCGCGGCGCTGCACAGCAAGGCACGCACGTCGAAACTGGTGCCGGTGGATTACACGAGGAGGAAGTACGTGCGCAAGCCGCGCAAGTCGCCGCCGGGGCGGGTCACGTTCGAGCGCGGGAAAACGGTGTTCGTCGAACCGGATGCGGAAGTTGCGGAGGCGATGCGGGTCGATTCCCGGGACTAGCGCGTTGCTCCGTCCATCGCCAGCCGCATCGACCGCATCATCTCCCTCGCGGCAGCCGCACCGCCGCCCTCGATTGCAGCGATCAGCGCACTGCCGACGATCACGCCGTCCGCCACGCCTGCGACGAGCGCTGCCTGTTCGGGTGTGGAGATGCCGAAGCCGACTGCAACGGGGACGTCGCTGACTGCACGCAGAGCGGCGACTTCGTCGATGAGCGACGCGCGCAGCTCGCTGCTCGCACCCGTGACGCCCATGCGGGCGATGTAGTAGATGAAGCCGCGCGCGTTCGCCGCAATTGCACGCGCACGCTCGGGCGGCGTGGTCGGCGCAACCAGCCGGATGAGTCGCAACGGGCTCGCCGCGAAGGCGGCCTCCAGCTCGTCATCGCCGCCGACCG comes from Longimicrobiales bacterium and encodes:
- a CDS encoding LytR C-terminal domain-containing protein: MQARTERILLVITGIAVLAFAVSFVLGVRLRAPGSGTASPDSIAAEDFLNRGRPPRVEVLNGAGRSGLAREITGRLRDSGFDVVFFGNARTQTDTSYVLDRAGHVETARTVARALGITRVHTAVDTTLYLEATVILGKDWGEQDSQD
- the panC gene encoding pantoate--beta-alanine ligase — its product is MKRLTTIGATRAFVAAERRAGARIALVPTMGALHEGHLQLVDLARRHADRVLMSVFVNPLQFGPGEDFARYPRNAEGDSRLARARGVDAVFAPPVEEVYPDGVSGVIISAPGLRDRLCGAFRPGHFEGVLTVVAKLFNIVLPDVAVFGQKDFQQAVLIRRMVRDLDFPLRIEVAPIVREPDGLAMSSRNAYLAGSERTRATALYRGLRAAQDAWRAGERDGPSLELTARSVIDAEGGVDVQYLEVVHPETLEGVSRAEPGSVIAVAAYVGGTRLIDNLILD
- the trpA gene encoding tryptophan synthase subunit alpha, coding for PYLTCGFPEPSATPAILDALAEGGADIIELGVPFSDPVADGPTIQRSSQIALEHGVTLADTLRILGEFRKRHDTAVVLFTYLNPLLRYGVERFVPDAVSAGVHGVLLTDLPVGGDDELEAAFAASPLRLIRLVAPTTPPERARAIAANARGFIYYIARMGVTGASSELRASLIDEVAALRAVSDVPVAVGFGISTPEQAALVAGVADGVIVGSALIAAIEGGGAAAAREMMRSMRLAMDGATR
- a CDS encoding HD domain-containing protein, which gives rise to MPTTGSLRSETLLDSAAEGRLPHWARAGDARRAHIARVAGLMDRWAAALELGELERRRWRAAAWLHDVVRDAPPSELRPHAGAEFDGLPGKLLHGPAAAALLRAEGVDDEPLLTAIAFHTLGDASFDTLGRALYAADFLEPGRTFNPVMRAVLRARMPHALDEVVFSILRSRIGHLMEAGSPIHPRTIGFWNTLAAEQRASAH
- a CDS encoding NFACT RNA binding domain-containing protein, translated to MSKPIRYDSLLVRDLAGELNQAFAGRPLFAVRFDRSARVLELEAADANWRWALHPLHGALLRGPRSRLEGNVLLPRRARVAGVASLPDERVLEIRVAGEDEGVHGGTTQRIVVELLTNQWNALALATGNRITHVLHPRTTGSRRLETGEVYAAPEGTGRLGVERPVTPEAWLEIMGATEAGQRVRAFTSRIAWASPINASYVIGTAEARDDALADAYRRYVSLVDGPRSPCVLPAPQEGQPYGLVLAPDARVFPSLLDAFTASLEAPAPGAGDEQREAALANAVVQAERAAAKAKRLRAELDAAPAEAASLRRIGDLLLAQVHRVSKGTTSATLDDFQGGTVSAVLDPTLPPAENATQYYAQARKRERAAARLPDLLERALSEVARWQGLRTRIETGQASAEEIAAAQPAPLQGSRKAKQEVALPYRVYHTSSGLEVRVGRNPRANDALTLRHSSGNDIWLHAREVGGAHVILRWNDREANPPHRDVEEAAILAALHSKARTSKLVPVDYTRRKYVRKPRKSPPGRVTFERGKTVFVEPDAEVAEAMRVDSRD
- the panB gene encoding 3-methyl-2-oxobutanoate hydroxymethyltransferase → MSTDRTGERRRVTIRDLLEMKTRGERIVVLTAYDVLFARIVDEAGTDVILVGDSLAQVVLGLDSTLPVTLDDMIHHARAVRRGVQRGLLVVDMPFMTFQVSPEETLRNAGRIMKETGAEAVKLEGGDEQAAEHVAKLVRAGIPVMGHIGLTPQSVHALGGFRVQGREDVHAERLRQEAVRLQDAGAFSVVLELVPGRLAGEISRSIDIPTIGIGAGAECDGQVLVLPDMLGLNEQFKPKFLHRFAELAAAARQGVDDYVEAVRVGDYPRPEHTFE
- the panD gene encoding aspartate 1-decarboxylase, which produces MCKSKIHRATVTDAHLSYEGSITIDPVLLEAADIRVYEQVHVVDVNNGERFVTYVIEGRPNSGDMIVNGAAARLVQPGDTIIVFSYGDYDEAELADFEPRFVFVDADNRIAQKRNVA